In the Haloferula helveola genome, one interval contains:
- a CDS encoding PKD domain-containing protein — protein sequence MKAPVATALVSISLLQLIHAASPVADAGADIEIVDLTGDESVTVALDASGTTDTDGDVVSYTWSWAGGSSSGQLAEGTFPATDVPVTVTLTVTDSSSNTDVDTVEVTVFRKETALFTDFEGRLGNLVTGTVAGETLVISNGFSHDGVHRRVGGAWVYDPIPDFLDPSRAIDPVTFLTGAVELGGQDDPYTLYRFDGTDWIESPVTAPASIIPMVDPVNDIQQLQYAVDAQTFLVSDRYNNQYGAFGGRVFVYDWSGDTLAFNAELLPPGGVSAGDNWGDKIALEDDLIVVTSENSSGFGADLQIYRKVTGSWTHEATVVSDDPSGEGFSAFELSIGNGRILVGTTAADGVTVVEKVGASWVQTDIASITFGIPGFFGYQMNDDGESFIADDEFANIILFEKDAVSSDWSTATVSEKRLLASDLTPRRFLSVTGFDNDLAVVSDQTLGRVRVYDTTTYRHDINVEPVADAGADISTTSFDGEGVRVFLNGGLSSDLNGDVLSAVWTWDGGSVSGLQAFATLDPSVTSVELTVTDGAGGVSRDSISVDIESPPVISSMQDVAVVDTDGDGSIRLQVNGAVDSQDNPIVAWNWIWPGGTFSGQSGLITLEDPANGNFITLEVIDSKGLVSRSQFAFSLMQDNPFPDFIVPIDGVSLDRFGSSVAISDGTVIINAEDKPTGPVYTGATYLSENINDVWQQIRLANGEFTASAVVIDGDSAFLGAKRYNDGTADRVGAVRVFESQSGIWTEVQLLEIPETVTPFYSEYEFGASVATSGDWLAVGTPGDNTVASRAGSVFLFQRVGGTWSFSQKVTPPAPFNVAFTSFGSAVALRGGTLVVGSTKTQGFDNDSAAFVYELAAGSWGHVHTFTSDGFEPNGTIDTVQDSYAAALAVTDTEILVGAPGEPNDGVIELSRGVVYRYTKPGGTWASAGKIVPVIDTAFGSGSFGTSLFFRSGHLLVGDPSFIIQDGAIRGKGEVHVFREQAGGWSLADRISVTNEIDPTYTNSQSPNFGISVAHDGSDLIVGSSNGRNDAGLRTGKAFVFRDYAALNPNANFEPLADAGSDISVTDSVVRGPAPDYEITEPLGSEEVTLDGSGSSDQENSIVSWEWEWSGGSASGETVSARFPVGSTTVTLTVTDAAGIVNTDTVDVIVALPQTAPDPLPSTAGNTLTVNLPRPESLWRLSSEFLWHPSGATIDDIVDGEEYQLEMIGFPGSTQVVTSPITPGAGATVLNPVVALEIPATETGTLTFPETAQGFSWRFTGESVWRNVADNGDTFEDLIATTVPVGNYRIEFKPVAGYTTPGSREITISSTFTLGLNWGDYLRISNFDASKTFDLVASPNLEGDPYQYVGMIRTPLGRGTGTVVADRVVLTAGHLFFDFNGLNWADTQWFPRQQQDTRQAPPMSPRGILYRTSYAKLIAPDSVEGEVANLPEDAQEVDFAALYFSDVATWDGGSANFLESNADRNWMTGSEPKHAVGYPQRSQTYPVRGRIFEKTFSTALSAIDSNPLPKLYQSTEVFGDGGASGSALFVEPPGTGQQYPAAILLAGQGRAVYRVIDSEITRMIKDAEDASTGNDDVLDSNSSLVTFDNLGAFTTLSVTVSPGATLSAARWTVTPNAGSGYANVKSGQQVPFNPDWDSFTFTFNAVSGYATPDPVTFLASQVTAGATNTFNVVYEPLSGYDIWKQLNLISDDSFDGDGDTLVALMEYALDLDPDVADYRPPIRMKESPAQSTFAEFEVYVSAVADAIRYEVEVADSLEDLATGTNVTTLQTFTKADGSSDYITVTDTQPISSSTTRFGRVVITHDRSLSTGP from the coding sequence ATGAAAGCCCCCGTCGCGACTGCTCTGGTCTCCATCTCCCTGCTCCAATTGATCCATGCCGCAAGTCCTGTCGCTGATGCGGGCGCGGACATCGAGATCGTAGATTTGACCGGCGATGAATCGGTGACCGTCGCGCTCGATGCGAGCGGCACAACCGACACGGACGGGGATGTTGTCAGTTACACTTGGAGTTGGGCTGGCGGCAGTTCCAGCGGCCAGCTGGCGGAGGGTACTTTCCCCGCCACCGATGTTCCGGTCACTGTGACTCTTACCGTCACTGATTCCTCCAGCAACACGGACGTCGACACGGTCGAGGTTACGGTCTTCCGGAAGGAGACGGCCCTCTTCACGGACTTCGAAGGACGTCTTGGGAATCTCGTCACAGGTACCGTTGCGGGAGAGACATTGGTCATCAGCAACGGGTTCTCCCACGACGGCGTCCATCGCCGGGTGGGCGGAGCGTGGGTCTACGATCCGATCCCCGATTTTCTGGACCCCAGCCGGGCCATCGATCCCGTCACTTTCCTGACCGGTGCGGTTGAACTCGGCGGTCAGGATGATCCCTACACACTGTACCGTTTCGACGGCACCGACTGGATCGAAAGTCCGGTCACTGCACCCGCCTCGATCATACCGATGGTCGACCCCGTGAATGACATCCAGCAATTGCAGTATGCCGTCGATGCGCAGACCTTCCTCGTGTCGGACCGCTACAACAATCAGTATGGGGCATTCGGCGGACGCGTCTTCGTCTATGACTGGTCGGGTGACACCCTCGCCTTCAACGCGGAGCTTCTGCCGCCGGGCGGGGTTTCCGCCGGGGACAACTGGGGCGATAAGATTGCCCTGGAGGATGACCTTATCGTCGTCACGAGCGAGAACAGCTCAGGTTTCGGTGCGGACCTCCAGATCTACCGGAAGGTCACGGGGTCGTGGACTCATGAAGCCACGGTGGTCTCCGATGACCCTTCAGGAGAGGGCTTTTCGGCGTTCGAGCTGAGTATCGGGAACGGGCGGATCCTGGTAGGCACCACGGCTGCCGACGGGGTCACCGTTGTCGAGAAGGTTGGTGCCTCATGGGTGCAAACCGACATCGCTTCCATCACCTTCGGTATCCCCGGCTTCTTCGGTTACCAGATGAACGACGATGGGGAGTCGTTCATCGCCGACGACGAGTTCGCGAACATCATCCTTTTCGAGAAGGACGCCGTCTCCTCCGACTGGTCGACCGCGACCGTTTCTGAAAAGCGCCTCCTCGCCTCCGATCTGACTCCGCGGCGGTTCCTCTCTGTGACCGGATTCGACAACGATCTGGCAGTAGTCTCGGACCAGACCCTGGGCAGGGTGAGGGTCTACGACACAACGACCTACCGGCATGACATCAATGTCGAGCCGGTCGCGGATGCGGGCGCGGACATCTCAACGACCAGCTTCGACGGGGAGGGGGTGCGCGTCTTTCTTAACGGTGGTCTTTCCAGTGACCTGAACGGCGATGTCCTGAGTGCGGTATGGACGTGGGACGGAGGAAGCGTGAGCGGACTGCAGGCCTTCGCCACCCTCGATCCCAGCGTGACTTCGGTGGAGCTCACAGTCACTGACGGGGCCGGCGGAGTCTCGCGCGACAGTATCAGCGTGGACATCGAGAGCCCGCCTGTCATCAGCAGTATGCAGGATGTTGCGGTGGTGGATACCGACGGGGACGGCTCGATCCGGCTCCAAGTCAACGGTGCGGTGGATTCGCAGGACAACCCGATCGTGGCGTGGAACTGGATATGGCCGGGAGGTACGTTTTCGGGCCAGTCTGGCCTCATCACGCTGGAGGATCCGGCCAACGGGAACTTCATCACCCTGGAAGTGATCGACTCGAAGGGCCTCGTGAGCCGCTCGCAGTTCGCCTTCAGTCTGATGCAGGACAATCCCTTCCCTGACTTCATCGTCCCGATCGACGGAGTGTCCCTCGACCGCTTCGGCTCCAGCGTCGCCATCTCGGATGGTACGGTCATCATCAACGCCGAGGACAAACCGACCGGTCCCGTCTACACCGGGGCAACATACCTTTCCGAGAACATCAACGATGTTTGGCAGCAGATCCGTCTGGCCAACGGCGAATTCACCGCATCCGCGGTCGTGATCGACGGAGACTCCGCCTTTCTCGGCGCGAAACGCTACAACGACGGCACGGCCGACCGGGTCGGCGCGGTGAGGGTATTCGAGAGCCAGTCCGGGATCTGGACCGAGGTGCAGTTGCTGGAGATCCCCGAGACGGTCACGCCCTTTTACAGCGAATACGAGTTCGGGGCGTCGGTGGCGACGAGCGGAGACTGGCTGGCGGTGGGTACGCCGGGAGATAACACCGTCGCGAGCCGGGCGGGCTCCGTTTTCCTCTTCCAGCGGGTTGGCGGTACGTGGAGCTTCAGCCAGAAAGTCACACCGCCTGCCCCGTTCAACGTGGCGTTCACAAGCTTCGGCTCGGCAGTTGCTCTCCGGGGAGGCACTTTGGTCGTCGGCAGCACCAAGACGCAGGGCTTCGACAACGACAGCGCGGCCTTCGTCTATGAGTTGGCGGCAGGCTCGTGGGGTCATGTTCATACCTTCACCAGCGACGGCTTCGAGCCGAACGGCACCATCGACACGGTCCAGGACAGCTATGCCGCGGCCCTTGCCGTGACCGACACCGAAATCCTTGTCGGTGCGCCCGGCGAACCGAACGACGGAGTGATCGAACTGTCCCGTGGAGTGGTCTACCGCTACACGAAGCCGGGCGGCACCTGGGCATCCGCCGGCAAGATTGTCCCGGTCATCGACACGGCGTTTGGCAGCGGGAGCTTCGGGACCAGCCTCTTCTTCCGCAGTGGGCATCTGCTGGTAGGCGATCCTTCCTTCATCATCCAAGACGGTGCGATCCGCGGCAAGGGCGAGGTCCATGTCTTCCGGGAGCAGGCCGGTGGATGGTCGCTGGCGGACCGGATTTCCGTGACGAACGAGATCGACCCGACCTACACCAACAGCCAGTCCCCCAACTTCGGGATCTCGGTCGCGCACGACGGATCGGACCTTATCGTCGGTTCCAGCAACGGACGGAACGATGCAGGCCTCCGGACCGGCAAGGCCTTCGTCTTCCGGGACTATGCCGCGCTTAACCCGAACGCGAACTTTGAGCCGCTTGCTGACGCCGGATCCGACATTTCAGTGACCGACTCGGTCGTCCGCGGTCCCGCCCCCGATTACGAGATCACCGAGCCGCTCGGTTCCGAGGAGGTAACCTTGGATGGCAGTGGGTCGTCCGACCAGGAGAACTCGATCGTCTCGTGGGAATGGGAGTGGTCAGGAGGCAGCGCCAGCGGGGAGACCGTAAGCGCCCGTTTCCCGGTCGGGAGCACGACGGTGACGCTGACTGTGACTGACGCCGCGGGAATCGTGAACACGGATACCGTTGATGTGATCGTGGCGCTGCCGCAGACCGCGCCCGATCCGCTGCCGTCGACGGCGGGCAACACACTCACCGTCAATCTGCCCCGGCCCGAGTCACTGTGGCGGCTTTCGTCCGAGTTCCTCTGGCATCCGAGCGGCGCGACGATCGACGACATTGTGGACGGAGAGGAATACCAGCTCGAGATGATCGGCTTTCCGGGGTCGACGCAGGTCGTGACCTCGCCGATCACTCCGGGTGCCGGCGCCACGGTGCTCAATCCGGTGGTGGCGCTCGAGATTCCGGCGACAGAGACCGGCACGCTGACCTTTCCCGAAACCGCCCAAGGGTTCAGCTGGCGCTTTACCGGCGAGTCGGTCTGGCGGAATGTCGCGGACAACGGTGATACCTTCGAGGACCTGATTGCTACGACGGTTCCCGTAGGCAACTACCGGATCGAGTTCAAGCCGGTGGCGGGTTACACCACGCCGGGATCGCGCGAGATCACCATCTCGTCCACTTTCACCCTCGGGCTCAACTGGGGTGATTACCTCCGGATCAGCAACTTTGATGCATCGAAGACCTTCGACCTCGTCGCGTCGCCGAACCTCGAAGGCGACCCGTATCAATACGTCGGGATGATCCGCACGCCGCTCGGCCGGGGCACCGGCACCGTAGTGGCGGATCGTGTGGTGCTGACCGCGGGTCACTTGTTCTTCGACTTCAACGGCCTGAACTGGGCCGACACCCAGTGGTTTCCCCGCCAGCAGCAGGACACGAGGCAGGCGCCGCCGATGTCACCGAGAGGCATCCTCTACCGCACCAGCTACGCCAAATTGATCGCGCCGGACTCGGTGGAAGGTGAAGTGGCGAACCTGCCGGAGGACGCGCAGGAGGTCGACTTCGCGGCCCTCTACTTCAGCGACGTAGCGACCTGGGACGGCGGCTCGGCGAACTTCCTCGAAAGCAATGCCGACCGCAACTGGATGACCGGCAGCGAGCCGAAGCACGCGGTAGGCTATCCGCAACGCAGCCAGACTTACCCGGTGAGGGGACGGATCTTCGAGAAAACCTTCAGCACAGCCCTTTCGGCGATCGACTCGAACCCATTGCCGAAGCTCTACCAGAGCACCGAAGTCTTCGGTGACGGCGGTGCCAGCGGCAGCGCGTTGTTTGTCGAGCCGCCCGGCACGGGCCAGCAGTACCCCGCGGCCATCCTCCTGGCGGGACAGGGCAGGGCGGTTTACCGGGTGATCGACAGCGAAATCACACGGATGATCAAGGATGCCGAAGACGCATCGACGGGGAACGACGACGTGCTCGACAGCAATTCCTCGCTGGTGACCTTCGACAATCTCGGAGCTTTCACGACCTTGTCGGTCACGGTCTCGCCGGGTGCCACCCTCAGCGCCGCACGGTGGACCGTGACGCCGAATGCGGGCAGCGGCTACGCCAACGTCAAGTCGGGCCAGCAGGTGCCGTTCAATCCGGACTGGGACAGCTTCACCTTCACCTTTAATGCGGTGTCCGGTTACGCGACACCGGACCCGGTGACCTTCCTCGCCAGCCAGGTCACGGCGGGGGCAACCAATACCTTCAACGTCGTTTACGAGCCGCTGTCCGGCTATGATATCTGGAAACAGCTCAACCTGATCTCCGACGACAGCTTCGACGGTGATGGCGACACCTTGGTCGCGTTGATGGAGTATGCGCTCGATCTCGATCCCGATGTTGCCGACTACCGCCCTCCGATCCGCATGAAGGAAAGTCCGGCCCAGAGCACCTTCGCCGAGTTCGAGGTCTACGTCAGCGCCGTGGCCGACGCGATCCGCTACGAGGTCGAGGTGGCCGACTCGCTTGAAGACCTGGCGACCGGAACCAACGTCACGACGCTGCAGACCTTCACCAAGGCGGACGGATCTTCCGACTACATCACGGTGACCGACACCCAACCGATCAGCTCGTCGACGACCCGCTTCGGACGTGTCGTCATCACCCATGACCGAAGCCTTTCCACCGGTCCCTGA
- the glsA gene encoding glutaminase A has protein sequence MSAPVPPIQKILESLHSELLENRDGEVATYIPELGKADPEWFGICLVTADGQVYQVGECDQSFTIQSISKPFVYGIALEDRGKEAVLEKIWMEPSGEAFNAISLRPGTGKPENPMINAGAITATSLVNGGDTDSMIRRIVRVLGIHAGRPLSVDESVYRSESETGHRNRAIGYMLRNFEILEEDPKACLEAYFMQCSISVTCRDLGMMAATLANGGVNPCTGERAVSRDYVENILSVMGSCGMYDAAGEWVYNVGMPAKSGVSGGILAVLPGQLGIGVFSPRLDPCGNSVRGIETCREITRKFGLHIFQVPRLATEVIRRTGSLARTRSSRLRSAVEMEALRQAGDAIRILELQGDLNFGTAEFASREFMRADDRIREMVLDFSHVTGMNSSAAGVLAMAFGSWLETGLRVSVCRCERFPLLEETLSRVIPDQWRKVGFFDDMPDAIEEAENQLLEELELRQHSSEAVGIEDCQLLSGLNLEDLETLGSLLKPIAFEEGESVMKVGDDPDGMYFLMRGKASAWIRTEAGRERRVATFSPGMNFGEMGLINHSPRSAEVRADSRIETMMLPVEAFDRLEELGPRLQVAILSNLSAMLADRLREANEELAQIHS, from the coding sequence ATGAGTGCTCCGGTTCCCCCGATTCAGAAGATTCTCGAGTCCCTTCACTCCGAGTTGTTGGAAAACCGCGATGGCGAGGTCGCGACCTACATACCCGAGCTGGGTAAGGCAGATCCGGAATGGTTCGGCATCTGTCTGGTGACGGCCGACGGCCAGGTCTATCAGGTCGGCGAGTGTGACCAGTCGTTCACCATCCAGTCGATCTCGAAGCCCTTCGTTTACGGTATCGCGCTTGAGGACCGGGGCAAGGAGGCCGTTCTCGAAAAGATCTGGATGGAGCCGTCCGGCGAGGCCTTCAACGCAATCAGCCTGCGTCCCGGCACCGGCAAGCCGGAGAACCCGATGATCAACGCGGGTGCGATCACCGCCACCTCGCTGGTCAACGGCGGGGATACCGATTCCATGATCCGACGGATTGTCCGGGTGCTCGGGATTCACGCAGGGCGGCCGCTCTCGGTCGACGAGTCGGTTTACCGGTCGGAAAGCGAGACCGGCCACCGCAACCGGGCGATCGGTTACATGCTGCGGAATTTCGAGATCCTTGAGGAGGATCCGAAGGCCTGTCTTGAAGCCTACTTCATGCAGTGCTCGATCTCCGTGACCTGCCGCGACCTCGGAATGATGGCGGCGACCCTCGCGAACGGCGGGGTGAATCCGTGCACCGGAGAGCGGGCGGTGTCCCGTGACTACGTGGAGAACATCCTCAGCGTGATGGGATCCTGCGGGATGTACGATGCGGCGGGCGAGTGGGTTTACAACGTCGGGATGCCGGCGAAGAGCGGGGTCTCCGGCGGCATTCTTGCGGTGCTGCCGGGCCAGTTGGGGATCGGAGTGTTCTCGCCGCGGCTGGATCCCTGCGGGAATAGCGTGAGAGGAATCGAAACCTGCCGCGAGATCACCCGGAAGTTCGGCCTGCACATATTCCAGGTGCCGCGTCTGGCCACCGAGGTGATCCGCCGGACAGGAAGTCTCGCACGGACCCGTTCGAGCCGCCTGCGTTCGGCTGTGGAAATGGAGGCGTTGAGACAGGCGGGGGACGCGATCCGGATTCTCGAACTCCAGGGCGATCTGAATTTCGGAACAGCCGAGTTCGCCTCCCGCGAGTTCATGCGGGCCGATGACCGCATTCGCGAGATGGTCCTCGATTTCTCCCACGTCACCGGCATGAACTCGAGTGCCGCCGGAGTGCTGGCGATGGCGTTCGGAAGCTGGCTCGAGACGGGGCTTCGAGTCTCGGTGTGCCGCTGCGAGCGGTTTCCGCTGCTTGAAGAGACTCTCTCGCGGGTGATTCCGGATCAGTGGCGGAAGGTCGGATTTTTCGACGACATGCCCGATGCGATCGAAGAAGCGGAGAATCAGTTGCTGGAAGAACTGGAGCTCCGCCAACACAGTTCGGAGGCGGTGGGGATCGAGGACTGCCAGTTGCTCTCCGGGCTCAATCTCGAAGATCTCGAGACGCTCGGATCTTTGCTCAAGCCGATCGCTTTCGAAGAAGGCGAGAGCGTGATGAAGGTCGGCGACGACCCGGATGGAATGTATTTCCTGATGAGGGGCAAGGCGAGCGCGTGGATCAGGACGGAGGCCGGAAGGGAGCGGCGGGTTGCGACCTTCTCTCCGGGAATGAACTTCGGGGAAATGGGCCTGATCAATCACAGTCCGCGTTCGGCGGAAGTGCGCGCCGACAGCCGGATCGAGACCATGATGCTGCCGGTCGAGGCTTTCGACCGTCTGGAGGAACTCGGTCCACGGCTGCAGGTGGCGATCCTGAGCAACCTGTCGGCGATGCTGGCGGACCGGTTGCGGGAGGCGAACGAGGAACTGGCACAGATCCATTCATGA
- a CDS encoding adenylate/guanylate cyclase domain-containing protein, which translates to MAKPRWNRRLKRAGAAAVISLIALAWGLMLLEFDFGVGLRRASYDLPFRFTERVPPDDIVLIQLDEATFADFQLPLTEPLDRRFHAEMVKLLTEAGARMIIFDISFPDSKPEQDEAFADAMEKHGNVVLIGELVKIRNESAERERLLLSTPVLRQAAAGWGLSLVPRDTDDVIRRIRPMIETPFGPKPSLSEIVRQLDSGSREAAAESEWFLDYYGRAGTFPSYSFSGVARGSGIDEGAFQDKIIIIGARQNADGFGAGKDLFTTPYTVIPVENRDTGELEKVLTPGMEIQATAIANLLEGRRITRLDSGIERWLIILLPFLFSGAACLLAPIRGGVTCLCLAAVVAALGVLGQQMQGWNFLWTIPAFGQAPLVIGLALGAHYFIEYSARWKLRRAFRSYMSEEQARQIDDDEVSLELGGKEVEATVLFSDLQGFTAMSEGLPPQAVSKALISYFERATEGILDNEGTIIKYVGDAVMATWGAPLKVDREADRAIDAAIQMQVASSKPITLETGEGTIEKVLATRVGINAGPGLAGNLGSKRRFDYSVIGDTTNTAARLEGLNKMLGTSVLVSEAVLAKCADRDRFATRRMGSFVLKGKRQGIVVHEVLGYRDDPANRIRKRDETYLVLYRQAVEAFEAGDFERARGTFEKTRSLHDLLPDDPASVLFLRAIDAAGTGAEWRGEVILESK; encoded by the coding sequence ATGGCGAAGCCGCGATGGAACCGGCGCCTGAAACGGGCGGGAGCGGCAGCGGTGATCTCGCTGATCGCCCTCGCGTGGGGGTTGATGCTTCTCGAGTTCGACTTCGGGGTCGGTCTGAGGCGTGCGAGCTACGACCTTCCGTTCCGGTTCACCGAAAGGGTGCCGCCGGATGACATCGTGCTGATCCAGCTCGATGAGGCGACGTTTGCGGATTTCCAACTCCCGCTCACCGAACCTCTCGACCGCCGTTTCCATGCCGAGATGGTGAAACTCCTGACCGAGGCCGGAGCGCGGATGATCATCTTCGACATCAGCTTTCCGGACTCGAAGCCGGAACAGGATGAGGCCTTTGCCGACGCGATGGAAAAGCATGGGAATGTCGTGCTGATCGGCGAGTTGGTGAAGATTCGGAACGAGTCCGCCGAGCGCGAGCGCCTGCTGCTCTCCACCCCGGTTCTGAGGCAAGCCGCCGCCGGCTGGGGGCTCTCGCTCGTGCCGCGCGACACCGATGATGTCATCCGCAGGATCCGGCCGATGATCGAGACTCCGTTCGGCCCCAAGCCGAGCCTGAGCGAAATTGTCCGGCAGCTCGATTCGGGGAGCCGTGAAGCGGCTGCGGAGAGCGAGTGGTTCCTCGACTACTACGGCCGTGCGGGGACTTTCCCGAGTTACAGTTTCAGCGGCGTCGCGCGAGGGAGCGGGATCGACGAAGGCGCGTTCCAGGACAAGATCATCATTATTGGTGCCCGGCAGAACGCCGATGGATTCGGTGCGGGCAAAGACCTTTTCACCACTCCTTACACGGTAATCCCGGTCGAGAACCGGGACACGGGCGAGTTGGAGAAAGTGCTGACGCCCGGCATGGAGATCCAGGCCACCGCGATCGCGAACCTTCTCGAAGGACGCCGGATCACCCGTCTCGATTCCGGAATCGAGCGATGGCTGATCATCCTTCTGCCGTTCTTGTTCTCCGGCGCGGCGTGCCTGCTGGCGCCGATTCGGGGGGGCGTGACCTGCCTCTGTCTGGCGGCGGTTGTTGCGGCGTTGGGTGTGCTAGGCCAGCAGATGCAGGGGTGGAACTTCCTGTGGACCATTCCCGCCTTCGGCCAGGCGCCTCTGGTCATCGGCCTCGCGCTCGGCGCGCACTACTTCATCGAGTATTCCGCCCGCTGGAAATTGCGGCGCGCGTTCCGGTCCTACATGTCCGAGGAGCAGGCGCGCCAGATCGACGATGACGAGGTCAGCCTCGAACTCGGAGGCAAGGAGGTCGAGGCGACTGTCCTGTTCAGCGATTTGCAGGGTTTCACCGCGATGTCGGAAGGCCTGCCGCCGCAAGCGGTGTCGAAAGCGCTGATCAGCTACTTCGAGCGCGCGACCGAGGGAATCCTCGATAACGAGGGAACCATCATCAAGTACGTTGGAGACGCCGTGATGGCGACATGGGGAGCTCCGCTGAAGGTGGACCGCGAGGCCGATCGGGCGATCGATGCGGCGATCCAGATGCAGGTCGCGAGTTCCAAGCCCATCACTCTGGAGACGGGGGAAGGAACGATCGAGAAGGTACTAGCAACCCGGGTCGGTATCAATGCGGGCCCCGGCCTGGCCGGGAATCTCGGCAGCAAACGGCGCTTTGACTATTCGGTGATCGGCGACACTACCAACACTGCCGCCCGGCTTGAAGGTCTGAACAAGATGCTCGGCACATCGGTCCTCGTCTCCGAGGCGGTGCTGGCGAAGTGCGCGGATCGCGATCGCTTCGCCACACGGAGGATGGGAAGTTTCGTCCTCAAGGGAAAGCGGCAGGGGATCGTGGTGCACGAGGTGCTGGGCTATCGCGACGACCCGGCCAACCGAATCCGGAAGCGCGACGAAACCTATCTCGTGTTGTACCGGCAGGCGGTCGAGGCCTTCGAAGCCGGCGACTTCGAGCGGGCCCGGGGGACGTTCGAGAAGACGCGGTCGCTGCATGACCTGCTGCCCGACGATCCCGCTTCGGTTCTTTTCCTACGTGCGATCGATGCGGCCGGGACGGGCGCTGAATGGCGCGGCGAGGTGATACTTGAGTCGAAGTAG
- a CDS encoding SDR family NAD(P)-dependent oxidoreductase produces MEHPILIIGGNSGIGLATVERLGRDNLSMLAAARDTSRLVELGVQTLPFDASKEPDFELPEKLGGLVYFPGTINLKPFHRLSDDDFLSDFQTNCLGAVRVIRKALPALKAGAPSSVVLFSTVAVAQGMPFHASVAAAKAAVEGLGKSLAAELAPHVRVNVIAPSLTDTPLASGLLGSDAKREAAEKRHPLQSIGRPEDVAGLVAFLLSDASKFMTGQVLRPDGGLSNVRTF; encoded by the coding sequence ATGGAACACCCCATCCTCATCATCGGCGGCAACTCGGGCATCGGTCTGGCGACGGTCGAACGCCTCGGCCGTGACAACCTTTCGATGCTCGCCGCGGCCCGTGACACGAGCCGCCTGGTCGAGCTCGGCGTCCAGACGCTTCCCTTCGACGCATCCAAGGAGCCGGACTTCGAGCTGCCGGAGAAGCTGGGCGGGCTGGTCTACTTCCCCGGAACGATCAACCTGAAGCCGTTCCACCGGCTCAGCGACGACGACTTCCTTTCCGACTTCCAGACGAACTGCCTCGGTGCGGTCCGCGTGATCCGCAAGGCATTGCCGGCGCTCAAGGCGGGCGCGCCGTCGTCGGTCGTCCTCTTCTCGACGGTTGCGGTGGCCCAGGGAATGCCGTTTCACGCGTCGGTCGCCGCGGCCAAGGCTGCGGTCGAGGGACTGGGCAAGTCGCTCGCTGCGGAACTGGCTCCGCACGTGCGGGTGAATGTGATCGCGCCATCGCTCACCGATACTCCGCTCGCCTCCGGCCTGTTGGGCAGCGATGCCAAACGCGAGGCGGCGGAGAAGCGGCACCCCCTGCAATCGATCGGTCGGCCGGAAGATGTCGCCGGCCTCGTCGCGTTTCTGCTCTCGGATGCCTCGAAATTCATGACCGGACAGGTGCTCCGACCCGATGGTGGGCTATCGAATGTCCGGACGTTCTGA
- a CDS encoding TetR/AcrR family transcriptional regulator yields MSETVSARTRLLEAMVGAIWESSYGSTSVDRICERADVRKGSFYHFFKSKTALAIAALEHLWETESRENLEKIFDPRIPPLSRFERMIEHWYRRALDCREQKGRVLGCPYFNIGAETAAAEPELAAKVREILDRFQGYLEASLRDAQAMGVVDINSPAETAAALFSMMEGCSTQARIHDDPERVRHFADAFSRVIGAELNPDLDAEVVNR; encoded by the coding sequence ATGTCCGAGACGGTTTCCGCACGCACCCGCTTGCTCGAGGCGATGGTGGGGGCGATTTGGGAGAGCAGCTACGGATCGACCTCGGTCGATCGCATCTGCGAGCGGGCCGACGTGCGCAAGGGGAGCTTCTACCACTTCTTCAAATCGAAGACCGCGCTTGCGATCGCGGCGCTGGAGCATCTTTGGGAAACGGAGTCGCGCGAGAACCTCGAGAAGATCTTCGACCCGCGCATTCCGCCGCTGTCGCGCTTCGAGCGGATGATCGAGCACTGGTACCGGCGTGCCCTCGACTGCCGCGAGCAAAAGGGTCGGGTACTGGGGTGCCCGTACTTCAATATCGGCGCGGAGACGGCCGCGGCCGAACCGGAGTTGGCCGCGAAGGTGCGCGAGATTCTCGATCGCTTCCAAGGCTACCTCGAAGCATCGCTGCGCGATGCACAAGCGATGGGAGTGGTGGATATCAACTCGCCTGCGGAAACCGCCGCCGCGCTTTTTTCGATGATGGAGGGCTGCTCGACGCAGGCCCGCATCCATGACGATCCCGAGCGGGTCCGTCATTTTGCCGACGCCTTCTCGCGGGTCATCGGCGCGGAATTGAACCCCGATCTCGATGCCGAGGTGGTCAACCGCTGA